agacacagcagaaaaaaaaatcgttcattttcactggaaaaaaaaaaaaaacgactgcaGGTCCTTCCTACAAAATACTTTGTATCCACTCATAGTACCCACTTTATAATGCGTGGAATCCTTTCAGCTCCTGGAGTCTGTTgagtacatttttaaatggatgTATTTCCTTTTTGGAGCTGCATATGATCCACCAGGATATAATGTCAACCTGGCTGATTAAAGAAATTCCACAGATACAGTGGAGAcactaaacaaatcaacaaacactCAGCTAAGTCTGTCACATTAACCCTGGAATTTTTTCCCTAAAATACCTTGTACCATGGGTTTTACTGTAATTCATGGGTATGAAAACGAAGTTTGAAGGTGGGTCCTCTCTTATACGTGGATATATTTCTTACTCTGGAACAAATGGGTATCTCAAAAATTCTGAGATATCAGCTGTTGATTGTTTTTATTAGCAGTCTGGAACACAACTGTCACGCTTTTGCTAATTCTTGGAAGCGTTCACATGTTGGAAATACTCACATTCTTGGAAATATTTACATGTAACATCCACTGTCAGCTGACGCCCAACAACTCAGCTGTAAAATGGCCACTTTAATGCCCTCAAAAGGAAATAGACCTTTAGGTGTATGACCTCCATATATCCATGTATGGAAAGGCATGATGTCAGTTATTCAGATCAGTATCATTTTGTGTATAAACTCACTCTATACATTCCTTCCGTTATAAAATTCACTGTATGAACATGAACAGGGAGTTGTTCAGTCAGTCAAGGTAAAGATTGAGACATTATACACAGCGCAGCAGTGGACGTGgcctccattttctctttctcttgctgttctactgtctttttttttttgtttttgttttgctctcttttttttgttttggcctgATCACTGGGCACTGCCAGCGCTCCCTTTGGCACAAACTGCGACGCAGCACCAGTTTTCGCTGccagcgcgcgcgtgtgtgtgtgtgtgtgtgtgcgtgctctcCACACTAGAAAGCTGACCCACTttgttcttctccctcttctctcattcACCAGCGCTCCAGCCGAGagcctcgcctcctccctccgTTTACCTGGGAATCAATGAGAAATTAATCATTTCAGACAAGAGGGAACAGAGCCCAggaagaatgaaggagagaaaaacacaagcaaagtaatttttttttgttttgtttttttgtttttgtttttgtttttttttgcttgagaaCCCCACAGTGAGGTGGCTTTTGCTTTCAGAGCATTCAAACAAAAAGGCTATAGAGaaatatctatttattttttttccttcaaatgtCAAACAAGGGCAATGAAACATTGTTTGTCTATGTCAAAACCACACAAGGTGAAATAAAAAAGTGGAATAACTGTGCCACAAGGCATCCAGCTTGTGGTCATACCTGAAACGCCAAAAATTTAAATTATAGTTACACATACTACAACAGAGTATAGACCAGAAAATGTCCCTTGCCTTAGCAAAACTATATTTTATGAGTGGGATGTCTgaatctttgtgtctgtgttaggcTTATAATCCTGCCGGAGCTGTGTTTGCAAACTATGGCCAAAGCCAGAGGGGAACGCAGCTGGTTAGGTTCCTCTTGGTGAGTGTGTCATTGGTTATGgtctttctccttcactgctCTTCAGTGGTCACTGACAATCAGGTGCTCACGCAGTTCTGAGCATAGCACTCCTCTCCAAAGGCATTATGTCACTCTACAATACTATATAGCTTGTAGCATGAAAAATTGCAGTGGCTTTCTTCATTTGCACTGCAGGAAGCTACTGAACATGCTAACCTAACTCACCTCAACAGAAGTTGTTGCCTTGTAGGGGTGAGACTTACAAGAGACCATGAGTAATCGTATATTCCAGGTTTTGTAGAAACAAAAAGATTCTCTCTATATTTTCTGACTAGTTCTCATCCAGAGCAGAGCTCTGAGCTATGTGGCATCCTGATCCAATTGAACATGCCCCATGTCACATTCTTGCCTGCTCCAGACAGCCCATGTGAGCAGATCTGACAAGTATGTGaagcattttatatatatacgcGCACTGTACACGCGGCCCATGGGAAGAGGTCGTGTCTTTGTGTTGATTCTTTTTGGATAAGATCAAGCTACTGTTACACGTCTCCACTGGCTCTTTCGTTGAGTCTGGAGTCTCCTTGATGTGAGAACATGTGATACTCTCTCCTTGCATCTCACACCTCGCTGACTTCCTCACAGTTTATGTGGCTGACGGTGGTGCCACCTCTATGACAGCTCATGTCAAAAGAATTGTTAGAACCGCATGTCATTGGTCTGTGGAGCCGTGACCTTTGGCTGGTGGGTCACCCCCAGTGCAGGGGAAACATGCAGGAAGCAGCTAAACATGACAAGGTAAAAAGATTCAGTTGTGAAGCTctcctgtcattttcattttgcctcACACTACAGCATCATCAAGAAAGCCTGGTTCATGTTACAAAAAGCACATTATCGTATAATGTGGTGTGACTATATTCTATCTGTAAAATGAGAACAAGGTGTGTATCTTATGCCATTTTTATGAGAGGAGCAACTGTGAAGTATTGTTTGGACTCTGTAGTACATATCTTATTATGGTAGGCCAAGCACTGCAGTAGAAATTTGAGCTTACGTAACAGTCTTTTGGAGTGTAATTATCATGTTTAATTATCTTAGTCTTCAGGGAAAAGCTCCTTACTGCAGCAGTATTGGCACTGTGGCGGGGAAGAGGTCCGCAAGTGATTGGGTCCATTAAAAAACGTGCTTATCCCAGCCAGGGCTGCATGACTGATCTCAGCTGACGCGTCCTTTTACCCTCTGTCACATTAATAACTGCTTTTCTCCGAGAGAGATTGACAGACTGGCTCATCCAACGGGAGCACGCCACAGGAAGCTCAAGGTTAGATCACTCACTCATCACAAACCCCGTGTAGTCAAACATACAGATGTGCTAGCTAACgggaatgttttctctcttactctctcaagATATATGTGACTGGAAAGTTGTTTACAAAGTCTTGCGCTAGATTGTTGATCTGTAGATTAGCATTGGCAATTTTGCCTGTTTGGCAATGTTCAATTATCTTGGTGATTGATTTACTGAAGATTTCAGAggattcactttttttttcatgcacttGTTCTTAATTCACGTTGATGCTAAAAAGGAGATTTGATGCATTTCACAGGTTTGACGGCTGAGCTTTGAGATTCTACCAGCTCACATCCCAGTGTGAAAACAGCTTGGACTTCACAATTTAGATAAAACCTTGGCCTcatatcttcatttttttttaataaaaaaagaaggcaGATGTTAGCCTCTTGAAACTCAGCAATGTCAGCCTGTTCCAAAGCATCAAATTTCCTCTTACAGTTGTTTTAAGGTcaaagttttaaataaataaataaataaataaacaaaaccttTTCTTTCAAGTGTATGCGATTTCCTCTGGTTCTGCCCATGCCAGTAACATTGTGTGTAAATTGTATTACTAAATGAAGTCCTTTGTGTATGACAAAATAAGGAAAATTAAGCTTTTTGTATTTTAGGCCGTTGAAAACTGTGAAGCTGCAGTGGGTTTACTGAGAGCGACAGTGGCATGGCTTGAGGGCTCCCCTGTGGGTATTTTGTCGGGGATAATGTTGACTGTCCTTCTCGATTAAACTGCCTCACTGCTCTGTGCTAACACCTTGAGGAGGAACACAATGAATCAGTATTCATAGTCTGTGTGCGGTTTAACAGCCTGGCCAATCAGCTTACAACGTGTGCAACAATTCAGTCAATTAGCAGAACaagttaaaacacagattaacAACAGTCCAACTGAAAGTGAAGTGGTGTAACATTAAACTTGTGTCTGGTTACTACACTTTCTGGAGTATCCTTCCTTGTAAGATACAAAAGTAAGCGGACCCAAATGTTATGCAGATACATTCTCGAGgaattacagtttttttaagCTGTCTGTACAGAAGGGAAGTGAATGAGCACCAAATGAGGCAAGAGACCGTTTATTCCTTTCTTGGTTGTACTGTTTTATTCACAGTATGGCAGAGTTTTGTCTACAGTCAAATGACTAGCAAAGTAAATTATGTTTCCTCATAATTGAAGGGGAATGGCATTCATTGATGTCAAACGACAGTGCAGCGATGAATAATCAAGTGATGGATGAATGACAGCAAGATGAAGAGAGTTTGACGTATTTGATTGTTTGGATAattggacacaaacacaagcatctTCTCACTCATTCAGCTCCTTTAAATTACATATCACAATATGTGATCAGTCCTCTGGAGGGAAATGGTACAAGAGTGTTTAAGACTGAATCAGTCAGTTTgcttttttaagtaaataactTGATCCTCAGGTCTGTTTATTCGAACATCAGTGCTTTCCTCCCTAGGTGAGCTGATCACAGTTATGTCTATAAGACAGATTAATCCAACTAACTTCGCTATTTAGAGAATGAAGTTGTCCTCACAGTGGTTAGCAATTCTTACCTTATGTAACCGTAACATTTTCATTACACTACATATACTGCTGCTAGCACTGCTACTGtatatgaaataataataataataatgttggTTGTTCTTCATGTACTCAGCAGAGCAGATTTTTCGTGTGTAAAAGTTGATAGTAAATCTCTAATACTCTAATTCTCTATTCATAATTTCCAAGAGAACTAAAAATGACACCTAGGAACTTCTATCAACTTCCCTGTAATGTCACCATATAGAAGCTGTAGGCTGGATATGTGTTGACGGCCCCTGTTATTTAGGAAACATCGCGAGATTTGGTTGTGTGACGACAGCAGATCCAACAAGCGGCAAGGAAAATGTCGCTAACGAGGTAAGTTGGATGGTTGGGTTTTGTGTAATTTTTACATTGCTTAAAACGAGCCATTAAACAATAGCTCTTTTATTTTAGTATGACTTGTTTCAGACACCTCAAATCTTGTAATATCTGTCCATCCATTGGCTTTTGGGTGGACTTATTGATATTTTACATCTCTGGGCCTTGGGCAACCTTCGGAGCAGCTAAcctagctaacgttagctacgCTAACGACTGTAGCACAGCTATCAACGTCGTGTGAATTTGAACAGATATGTTAACTAGCTGAACTCATCAGCATGTTGCGTTAATATTACCAAGTTACCTATTTTTGGTCTTATATCCTCGCTGACTTCTGTCCAGGGTTTCCTGTTTGTGGAcaccatgtgttttgttctaTCTGTGAGcattagcatattagcataAGTGGATGCTGAGACGGCCTCCGTTAACGTTAAGCTAGTTAATATTAGGCGCATTGTTGTCAGCTATGAGTGAGTCCTCAACGATATCCCAACGACACTTTTCTGTTACCTTTAAAGCATCACCCTCAGACATTGCACTTAGATGTTTGCCTGGGTTTTCAGTATCTTAGAAACATCCCTTAACCTAGAAATAGTGTACTTAATATCTGTTTACTTGGCGAGGCAAGCGTGAAAACTAGTGATTGTCTGAACCGTTTATGATGTTACCTTTATGTGAGGTACTCTATGCAGGCCTTGTCTAGGCTTGTTTAAAGCGCACGGACTTGGCTCGGCTCAGTAACTGTTCACAACTAACTATATGGTATTAAAGAGAAACTGTCATATTAAAACCAAATGTAAATCTGAATATTCATAAAGTAACTaaataatgttattatttttttttctcccctagCTTCTTGCCAGCACCCACACAGCTGTCCCAGGATCAGCTGGAGACTGAGGAGAGGGCACGGGCACAGAGGTCCCAGTCCACAGCTTTGGTGTCATCCCGAAGGGAACCTCCACCCTATGGATTCAGGAAGTCATGGGTACCCCGTGGTTTGGAGGTACGGGAAACGCAGCCCACATCACTTAGTTTGACTTCAGGATGGGAGGAATATGTGTTTGAATGATTCTGTTCCAGTCCTCTTGaatgctctctttctttgtgaatTTGCACTTAAGGCCAATAATCTTACTTTGCTGCATGAGGGAAACCATcataaaaaaatctttaaaaaggCATTTGTTTGGTGTCTGTTCGTTATCACTTCAACATATGTAATCCTGAATTTTGGTAGAAGCTTTTGTTGAACATTACATAGGGCATAGAAGTCTTGGTCTGCCTTCCCAAAGACTGCATTTTTAACCATGCTCTGTTATACATATGATTTTCTGATCTTTTTAGTCTCAGAATCAAACAGAACTGACCcgtaatcttttttttgtgtgtgtcacctcATTATGTTGAAGGATTTTGGCGATGGGGGAGCATTTCCAGAGATCCACGTTGCTCAGTACCCCCTGGAGATGGGGCGAAAGAAGAGAACCTCCAACGCTTTGGCGGTCCAGGTGGACGCTGAGGGCAAAATAAAATACGATGCCATTGCCCGACAGGGCCAGGGCAAGGACAAGGTATGATGAGTCCAGTCAACGTTACAATCTCTTTGGTTAAAGATAGTGTTTTAGAGATGCCTGTCTCCTTCTCCCCTTTGCtgacttgtgttttcttttccaggtTATATTCAGTAAGTACACCGACCTGCTTCCCAAGGAAGTACTCAATGATGAGGCACCAGAGCTTCAGAGACCAGATGAGGAGGCCGTGAAAGAGGTGAGATGCAATTTGAGCTGTTAGGCGGTTATTTGCCTGATAATGTCAGTGCTTTTTATGATTTCCAGTTGTTGTACATTGTTGATGCTAAGTCGACGACGATCTCATCCCTTTAGCTAACGGAGAAAACTCGAGCAGCCTTGGAGAAACAGGTTTCCCAGAAAATTGCAGCGGCCATGCCCGTCCGTGCCGCGGACAAACAGGCGCCGGCTCAGTATATCCGGTGAGTACGGTCCTTCCCCGCTGTCTGATCTATTTTGAAATTTAGGCGTGGGTCTTCTGCCAACTTTACTGGACTGTAGTGGCTCTACACATGCTTTAACACACgattcttcaaaaaaaaatcttttgattAAATTGGTAAATGTGTCCTCTTTGTGTACTTGTGCGGTGTTTTGACACTTTTCTGAATAATTACGCCTCTCGTCTCCTCTTCCACAGGTACACACCCTCTCAGCAAGGCGTGGCGTTTAACTCTGGGGCCAAACAGAGAGTCATTCGTATGGTAGAGATGCAGAAGGACCCCATGGAGCCACCACGATTCAAGTATGCCACAGTTCACTAACGCAGTCTCAgatttctctccctgtgttcaTATTGTATTGAATATTGTGGAAGTTTGTGCCCGGCCCTGACAGATGTTTGCTTTGCCAATAGGATCAATAAGAAGATTCCTCGTGGGCCCCCTTCACCTCCAGCTCCAGTCATGCACTCACCCAGCAGAAAGGTAGCACTCACTGATCTCCGCACTGACTGGTCAACTCCTTACACTCAGTCAAAAGAGAccagaaagttttttttttttgtttaccagTATGGCTGACTATAGTGTACTATGTGTCAAAGTTAACTTaagctttccttttttttttcttttttttttctttcccctccccAGATGACAGTGAAAGAACAGCAGGAGTGGAAGATTCCACCTTGCATCTCCAACTGGAAGAACGCAAAGGTACATCACAGCAAGCTCTCTTCCACAGTCCACTCTGGAGACTTAAGAATCCATCcattattcagttattttgtttagcccggagaagaaaaaaaaaaactcatcgaCTGTGTAtgtcaaacatttatttatttattgacttaaCACTGgttttggcctctctctctctctctctctctctccagggttATACTATTCCATTAGATAAACGTTTGGCAGCAGATGGAAGAGGCCTGCAGACAGTTCACATCAACGAGAATTTCGCTAAGCTTGCCGAAGCCCTGTACATCGCAGACAGAAAGGTCAGTTGGTCGTGAATGCTTGTCCTCTCTTGCTCGTCTTGGCACTAACTGCGTCACACCTATTGTCCCTCCTCACGCTGCAGTGTGACTTTAACAGCTATGCAAAGTATTCAAAGCCACGATGGCCCAATTCTAATACTCATGAGACTCCTTTGCCTCCATTGACTCCTGCCTCTGTTTTCACTCATCTCCAAAACAGTTAGGGAAAACTCAGCAATTTCAGTAGGCCTGATGAGTTTTTCAGTCACCCCTTTTATGCTCGGACCATAGAAAAAGTCACAACTCCATTTTTAGATAGGCCGCGTTGACACGAGAGCACAGTGGCTGAGATCGCCTTCTCATTTAAAGATTATTATTACTAAGCATATtttactaaacacacaaactcattatTGCTTAACATATGCTTAAAAATGCCCGGGGTGGATGCTTGAGCGGCATGACCGGCGGCGCGTCAGAGGGCCTTGGTGCGACTgacagggttgtctgtgtgatgtgttgtgcgCAGGCCAGAGAGGCTGTGGAGATGCGTGCTCAGGTGGAGAAGAAGATGGcccagaaagagaaagagaagaaagaggagaagctGCGAGAACTGGCCAAGATGGCCCGAGACCGCAGAGCCGGGATCAAAGCCCACGGAGACAAAGGTGAGGAGGCTTCGCCGGCTCATCTCTGATTCCGAAATACACGTATAAATGATTCACGCAGCAGAACAGAAATGATGATAACGATGCAGACTTTTTGGGAAGAATTTATTTTGTGCTTAAATTGAACGAATGACTGTAGATGTTTACGgttggagggagaaaaaaaaacacagaaacaacatgGAATGTTTACGTTGGAAACACTCCCACGTACGAACGTCACCAGCGTAATCTGAGATGATAAGAAACACTATATCCTCTGTCAGTGTATTTGAGTCCATAATGGGGGGGTTGAATAGGTCTGTTACAGGCATTTCTTAGACATGAATGTAAATGAGTCAGAATATGCAAGGA
This sequence is a window from Chanos chanos chromosome 4, fChaCha1.1, whole genome shotgun sequence. Protein-coding genes within it:
- the snw1 gene encoding SNW domain-containing protein 1; amino-acid sequence: MSLTSFLPAPTQLSQDQLETEERARAQRSQSTALVSSRREPPPYGFRKSWVPRGLEDFGDGGAFPEIHVAQYPLEMGRKKRTSNALAVQVDAEGKIKYDAIARQGQGKDKVIFSKYTDLLPKEVLNDEAPELQRPDEEAVKELTEKTRAALEKQVSQKIAAAMPVRAADKQAPAQYIRYTPSQQGVAFNSGAKQRVIRMVEMQKDPMEPPRFKINKKIPRGPPSPPAPVMHSPSRKMTVKEQQEWKIPPCISNWKNAKGYTIPLDKRLAADGRGLQTVHINENFAKLAEALYIADRKAREAVEMRAQVEKKMAQKEKEKKEEKLRELAKMARDRRAGIKAHGDKGGEDTEVRERDEIRHDRRKERQHDRNISRAAPDKRSKLQRDQDRDISELIALGQPNPRATSEAQYDQRLFNQSKGMDSGFAGGEDEMYNVYDQPFRSGRDMAQSIYRPSKSTDKDMYGDNLDTLMQTNRFVPDKEFSGADHGQRRDGPVQFEEDPFGLDKFLEDAKQHGGSKRPSTSSRSKDYDHEKKRRKE